TGCGTGCAGTCTCTGATCCGTCAGGTTGAACTAAGCCCACACACCACCAAGGGCATTCCCGCCAATTGGCCACTACCGGTCAAAATCCAGACATTGGGGTACTTTGCGGTGGAAGTGAGCGGTGAACCACTGCCGATTGATACCCCGTCAAAAAATCGCCCATTGGAACTACTGAAAGTATTGGTTGCCTTCGGCGGGCGGGATGTCAGCGACACCCGGCTGATGGATACCTTATGGCCCGATGCCAGCGGTGATGCCGCCACCCGTTCCCTGAACACTACCTTGCACCGCCTCAGAAAAACACTCGGTGTCGAGCAAGCCATTGTTCTCAAAGACCGAAACATTTCCCTCGATGCTCACCATGTGTGGCTGGACGTGTGGGCATTTGAACGCACCTTGGAACGGCTTAGGCAGCAATTGGATCACCCACACGCCAACCCCAGCAGCGTTACACGGCTGTGGGACACTGCCAGCACCCTGTATGCCGGGCCATTTCTTGGCAAGGGGGCGCAGCAAAGCTGGGCGCTGGATATGGCAGAACGCCAGCGTAGCCGGATGTTACGCTTCACCCTAGCCGTGGGTGAGTATTGGGAAAAAGCCTCTGATTGGGAACAAGCGATTCAGGTCTACCGCAAGGGACTGGAAATCGACCCGCTCGTCGAAAGCTTTTACCAAGGGCTGATGCGCTGTTACGAAAGCCTAGGCAGACCCTCCGAAGCCCTTGCTGCCTATGAACGTTGCCGCAAATTGCTGGGCGAAGGTCTAAATGTCATGCCCGGCGCGGAAACCGTGAAGTTGTATAAAGACATCCGGGCGCGTACTGTAATAGCCTAATGCTTTAGGACAGACCTGCAACTTCCTCCCCCAGCAGGCGCAACAAATCATGCTTCGGCAATTGGCTGGCAAGCTCCATCACGCCGCCCCGCAGCTCATCCAGCTCTGTCATGGCTTGCCATAAGCAAGCAATATCCTGTACCAAGGCAAAGCCCTGCGGGCGTAATGCAGAATAAATTACCAAGAGTTTGCGCAACATATCCCGCACCCGCGCCAATTTATTTTCCAGAGGGGTGAACACCTCCAGCAATTCCTGTTGCAGCACCTGAATGGTATCAGCCGCATGGTTGGCGACTTGTTTTCGCTTGCTCAGTTTGTCACGATGTACCTGACCAGAGACGCTCAGAATACTCGCCCGACAACTAGAAACGACTGCCGCCTTGGCAACCCGGTTGTCTCTCAGCTTGCCTTCCAGTTGTTTGAGCCACCCCAAATAACGGGGTACAAATGCACTGTCTTTGGACTCGTACAAATCTACGTACCCCCCAATGGCGAGCAGCGCGTCTTCCAGCAGCAAAAATAAATCCAGTTGACTACGTTGGTTTAACATCACTCAGGTACCAATAATAATTTGCCATCATCCAGTTTGATTTCGTAGCCTTCCTCAAAAACATTCAACTTTATCGAGAGCAAAGTGTCCGGCGGCAATTCCTTGAGGATGGCGGTGTTCACTTCAACTTCCATGTTGTTGGCATCAACCTTCTGAACAATTGCCTTTTCGTTAAAAAAGACAATCAAATTCTTATGCAGGGGACTCAAATCCACTTTTTGTTCAATGAACGCTTGCGTTTGTTCCACAATATACTTGGCAGTATATTGAAACAGCTCCTGAAGTTTTCGGGTAGCTAAATTGAATTCAAGCTCTCCCTCATCCACCTGCCTAGACAATTCCTGAATGTTGCCATTCAGATCCTTCAGGCTTGGTGAAACGGCTGCCCGATACTCCTGCTTGTTTTTAATGACCAGATTAAACTGCCTAGCCAGCGTTTCATGGATAAACGCAATAGTGTCGTTGATTGGGACTTGTTGCAAATGGTGAGCACCAACGCCTCCACTGCTGACAACAGCCACCTTCAGGTTAATGTCAATGTCGCGGATACGCATACGTGGAACCGAAAAATGCTTCAGTATGTCGTGTTCGCGGTAAAGCAATGCCGTCTTGACGGCTTCCAGATCCGCACTGACTCTCGCCTCAGCACACTGGGAAACCAGCGTGCTGATCACATCCGCTAGCTTAGGCATATAGAACCCTCCTCCTTAGGTTGTGGCGGGTACAGTGGAGGCACTTAACGCTGGGACTTCCCGCATGGCTCCTTCTAGGATGCCCAACACTTTCTCCATCCCACCCGGCAACTCATCCTGCTCAGCCCTCACCCGTATATCCAACGAATAGGTACGATTAACCTGAGTACCGGAACTGGAAGACTTCTGGGTGGAATACGAGGCGCTGATTTTCGCCTTACCCCATCCCCAACCTGCCGAAGCACTAGCCGCTGCATCAAAGCGGCTACTGGTACTGCTGTTTTCGTAGGTGAAGCTGTTGATTTTGGCATTAAACTTGATTTCCACCTCCTCAACCCGCAGGTAGGGGATGGGCACAATGGTCAGCATCGGTACCTGCAATTCCATATTTTGGTACTTGGCAGGCTGTGCAGACACATTCCCCACTGTCGCGGTTGCTGTCGCTGTCGATGTCCCACTCCCGGCAGGCGGTGGGTCAAGAGTCAGGGTTGGGGCTGTGGCATAATTTCTCCCCGCACTGACGATACGAATTTCTACAACCTTCCCCTCACTATCCAAGATAGCTTCCAGAACGGCACCGGAACCTCCACCCCCACTGACAGAAACAGCAGGTGACGAGGCGTAGCCACTCCCTTGATCAGAGACGGTCACCCCTGTGATTGCCCCTGTTACCGCATCCGTCCCCGGAATTAGTTTAGGGAATTTAAACGTCACATAAACTGGATCACCCGGAATGGTTTTGCCGCTGCTATCCTTGGTGTCGGGGTAAAAGCCCACTGATTTGATAAAATCCACCGTGGATATCGCCGCTGCCGCTTGGGCATCAACCACTGCAACTAACGGCCCCCCAATCATGCTGGCAAAGTCAATGCTCGACAGTTCCTTGCCATGATTTAAATCTAACATTACGTATACTCCTTGATTAATAAGCCCACTGCTTAATTCTGCTATTTGTCATACGCATTCAAGGTATCTGGGAAAAGAGGGGCTGCGTTAGGATTTTTCTGCAAAGCACTGGTACTTTTTTGCCGCCATGTACAAATTGTAAGATTTTACCGTTTTGACAGCCAGCAACCCGACAGCGTGGTTGGGAAGGTGCAGGCTGCTGAGTCCGGTTTGCGTTTGAATTTCAGGCGAATGGATGAGCTATGGCAAGCCATGATTCGTTTGCAAACGCGGACGGACATTGGAGTTTACCGTTCTGAGGAAAAGGGATAGTGACAGCAGAAAAGTACCAACTTTTTGCAAAAAAGTGCCAGTGAAATCCTCAAACGACCAATACGATTAAACGCACTTGAACTGCTATCAAATCCAGTCGGGTATTTACACCACGCTTCTAGCGTTACATTGGGAAAGTTAAAGTCTACCGCTTTAAACCCGATGTCGGGGTTTTGTGGCTTATTTATTCTAATCCAGAAGGGGCTACTGGTTAATTAGTCCTAAATTGTAGGAGAAACTGCCATGTCAAATACAAAGTTTTATGTGCAAAAAAGGGAAAACGGCTGCGAACCTGATAGTGGCAGATGGTATTTGACCATCTACACCTGTGATAATGGGGTGTTGGAATGGTGCGGTAAAAAGTACCTCGCTTTGCCGATGAAATGTGGTTTTTTGGAATTAGACATTCCGGCAGGCTGTTATCAGGCCGTTGCCGTGTGGGGGTTCTCAGCCTCCTCTGCTGGTGTATGGGGCAACCACTGGACTCATCGGGTTATTTTTCAAGCTCCGTGTGAAGGAACCAACTGCATCAAGCTGTGGAATCCTTCCCTGCATTCCTGCGGATGGTTGTACCATCAGGCAGTTATTGAAGCTGCGGAAAACAATCCCAACCTGCCTAAAGATCTCGTTCAGAACTTTGTCAAGGCCAACGATGCATTAATGGCTGCGATCCCCGTTAAGAGTACAGCCTATGAGGTTAATAATTTTGACGAGTTCAAGCGTGCTGTCATTGCCGCTGAGAAGAGTATCACTGCTACTCCATAATTCAGGCTGAGGTACGAGTCTCGTTATTTCGAGGGTGTCGCAAAACTCCTGAGGAGAATGTTGGTAATGACGCAAAAACTCGGGTTTCAACACCCTTTCGAGGGGTGAAATTGTCCTTTTGCGACATCCTTGTTTCAAGAGAATCAGTACACATATCAACTAACCAAGCGAGGGACAACACAATGTCTTTGAAACAATACGGGGTGCTGGTGGGCAAAGCCACTGAGGCAAAACGTGAGGATGGTGAAGACACCCCCCACTATCAGGTTGAGGTACGCAGCGCAGGCGTGGACTACCGTCTGGCGATCAACGTCAAATCCAAAGGCGACAAGCCGGAATTGCTCTACCTCATCGCCGACCCTTTTGAACACCCTATCCTGAATCGGCTGGCGGAACTGGCAGAGGGCTTCACGCGGGTTCCCTCCCAAGCGGGCGGGGCAGCACTGGATTTTGTACGTGGCAACTTGTTCGACAAACACGGGATGCACACGCTGCCCCACAACCTGCCCGGCCCCAGCAATGACCTGAACGACCGGATCGAACATCTGGTATCACGTGCCATCAGTGAGCAGGATGCTCAAGTGTTCGCCTTTGGTG
The window above is part of the Thiothrix winogradskyi genome. Proteins encoded here:
- a CDS encoding DUF2589 domain-containing protein — its product is MLDLNHGKELSSIDFASMIGGPLVAVVDAQAAAAISTVDFIKSVGFYPDTKDSSGKTIPGDPVYVTFKFPKLIPGTDAVTGAITGVTVSDQGSGYASSPAVSVSGGGGSGAVLEAILDSEGKVVEIRIVSAGRNYATAPTLTLDPPPAGSGTSTATATATVGNVSAQPAKYQNMELQVPMLTIVPIPYLRVEEVEIKFNAKINSFTYENSSTSSRFDAAASASAGWGWGKAKISASYSTQKSSSSGTQVNRTYSLDIRVRAEQDELPGGMEKVLGILEGAMREVPALSASTVPATT